The following coding sequences are from one Sphaeramia orbicularis chromosome 11, fSphaOr1.1, whole genome shotgun sequence window:
- the LOC115428088 gene encoding zinc finger protein 454-like, whose amino-acid sequence MSPKAQILRSLMEQRLTAAAEEIFGLFERTIAEYEEELCRTKEENQRQRQILDCVWNPTVLIHKTDVQQLSLVKEEVPPEQQEWNPTVDQGKPEPEPPHIKEEQEELWTSQETNFTKFPSTPVPMKREDDDEKKVKSSQFSQRQTEENKEEANKVDCGGSEPSSSFHPQRHLQTKTGEQNEDSEEIKDSDEDQTLNHKPESKLPTNSSTEQMETDTDEDDGGGSEPDIILVHMKSVKGRTIDSKSLLEEHMDTHTGQKLVGSSECEATFSQKKNMTQETNSPRDMMKKKYLSLSDLEWKKKLHHCSVCLKTFCWKSKLEVHMRIHTGEKPFCCSVCGTRFTQKSTLSSHMTSHTGEKPFSCSLCHKCFRDRFKVRKHMRIHTDEKPFSCSLCHKCFRDRSEVRRHMRIHTDEKPFSCSLCHKCFRDRSEVRKHMRIHTGEKPFSCSECSRRFTQRTNLNNHMRVHTGERPFICVVCQKRFTRKDHLQTHMRIHTRE is encoded by the exons atgtccccAAAAGCGCAGATTCTGAGATCGTTGAtggagcagagactaactgcagctgctgaagagatatttgggctgtttgaaagaaccatagcagagtacgaggaggaactttgtcgaactaaagaagaaaaccagagacaaagacaaatactggactgtgtttggaatCCGACAGTCCTGATACACAAAACAG ACGTCCAGCAGCTGTCGTTGGTTAAAGAAGAGGTTCCTCCTGAGCAGCAGGAGTGGAATCCCACTGTAGACCAGGggaaaccagaaccagagcccccACACATTAAAGAAGAACAAGAGGAACTGTGGACCAGCCAGGAAACTAATTTCACCAAGTTCCCATCCACTCCTGTCCCTATGAAGAGGGAAGATGATGATGAGAAGAAAGTTAAGTCCTCACAGTTTAGTCAAAGACAAACTGAGGAGAACAAAGAGGAAGCAAATAAAGTGGACtgtggaggatcagaaccatccagcagcttccatccacaaagacatttacaaacaaaaactggTGAGCAGAATGAAGACTCTGAGGAAATCAAGGACAGCGATgaagaccagaccctgaaccacaaacctgagtcaaagcttccaacaaacagctcaactgaacagatggaaacagacACTGATGAAGACGATGGTGGAGGATCAGAGCCAGACATTATCCTGGTCCACATGAAGAGTGTAAAGGGAAGAACCATTGACAGTAAGAGTTTACTGGAGGAACACATGGACACTCACACGGGACAGAAACTGGTTGGTTCTTCTGAATGTGAAGCAACATTTTCTCAGAAGAAAAACATGACACAGGAAACAAACTCACCCAGAGACATGATGAAGAAAAAATACTTGAGTCTAAGTGACCTGGAATGGAAAAAGAAACTACACCACTGCTCTGTGTGCTTGAAAACATTTTGCTGGAAGTCAAAGTTAGAAGTCCACATGAgaatccacactggagagaagccattttgttgttcagtttgtggaaCCAGATTCACACAGAAGTCAACTTTAAGCAGTCACATGACGTCCCACACGGGAGAAAAACCATTCAG TTGTTCACTGTGTCACAAATGTTTTAGAGACAGATTTAAG GTCAGGAAACACATGAGAATCCACACTGATGAGAAACCATTCAGCTGTTCACTGTGTCACAAATGTTTTAGAGACCGAAGTGAGGTCAGGAGACACATGAGAATCCACACTGATGAGAAACCATTCAGTTGTTCACTGTGTCACAAATGTTTTAGAGACCGTAGTGAGGTCAGGAAACACATGAGAatccacacaggagagaaaccaTTCAGCTGTTCAGAATGCAGTAGAAGATTTACTCAGAGGACAAATTTGAACAATCACATGAGAGTCCACACAGGAGAGAGACCTTTCATCTGTGTGGTCTGTCAGAAACGTTTCACACGTAAAGATCATCTTCAGACACATATGAGGATCCACACAAGAGAATAG